The genomic DNA AATACATTTCTATCCTTGTTGAAGATATGGAAAATATGGCCAATCAGAAAGATCTAACAGCATTAGAAAAATTGATGAATATATACCCTTTTGCTTTGTCATTTCCAGGTGGTCATAAAAGCATAATGAGTCGTCTTCAAGAAGAAAAGAATGTTCATCTACGTATGAAGCTTGAACAAAGGATTCCACAAGAAACTGCTGGATTAATTACACGTATAATTAAACAGGGTATTGAAGAAGGTGTTTTCAATGTTAAGTATCCTGAAGAAGCTGCTGGCGTATATATGGGAACAATGATTATACTTCAAGGAATAGA from Methanobacterium bryantii includes the following:
- a CDS encoding TetR/AcrR family transcriptional regulator — encoded protein: MRVTKKPEIRRKELMNAAEYLFIEKGYEQVEVSEIAKKVGVVQGTFYYYFKSKEAILDAIIDKYISILVEDMENMANQKDLTALEKLMNIYPFALSFPGGHKSIMSRLQEEKNVHLRMKLEQRIPQETAGLITRIIKQGIEEGVFNVKYPEEAAGVYMGTMIILQGIEDLDPNSLEFKRKFMAIFYFIERILGAEEGSIIKFMEKNSP